One window of Bacteroidales bacterium genomic DNA carries:
- a CDS encoding helix-turn-helix domain-containing protein has translation MENIEIISKLNSIESRQAKIETLLLSQKPVLTFEELAEYTGFSKSFLYKLSMESRIPGAYKPTGKQWFFERKAIDQWLLSNKETM, from the coding sequence ATGGAAAATATTGAAATTATTAGCAAGCTAAATTCAATTGAAAGCCGCCAGGCGAAAATTGAAACCCTGCTTTTATCCCAAAAGCCGGTACTTACATTTGAGGAATTAGCCGAATACACCGGCTTTTCAAAATCATTCCTCTATAAATTGAGCATGGAAAGCCGTATCCCTGGAGCTTACAAACCCACCGGGAAACAATGGTTCTTTGAACGCAAAGCAATTGATCAATGGCTTTTGAGTAACAAAGAAACAATGTAA
- a CDS encoding DUF3987 domain-containing protein, translating to MESILQEFDNSFPVAAFPDQIQWIIKATNESLKFPIDFVGCSMLFASAIAIGNTHRVKVMNNWTEGATLYIALVGRSGTNKTHPLKFGIEPILKKDSETHKEYCKAKAEYQGILNRAKVDGVEELPAKPFWKRIIISDFTPEALSEIHRFNLRGLGVYADELNQWVKNFNRYSTGSATEFWLSNFSGTPITIDRKNQDPILITKPSISVCGSIQPGILQELQRDNRAQNGFIDRILFALPETLQKHYWSENELSDSLTAYWNQVVNKLLNMPLRTDKSGDILPTTLEFSETAKDVLKAWQKRNTDIINDTYSDTLAGIYSKLEIYCIRFALIFELLQQATGVNEKENYAELDIQVLFRKASFKCHPDTSNLSNGAEIFNELKTAYEAGDKNKVIEIYENLHPQKIGVSATESAIQLTEYFRKTARRVNAILNNTPIEGLDQRKREIYLKLPDEFKTDTALRIAEQFEYSERSLKYFLNDRTFFDRIEHGKYKKKY from the coding sequence ATGGAAAGCATATTGCAGGAATTTGATAACAGTTTTCCGGTTGCCGCTTTTCCGGATCAAATTCAATGGATTATCAAAGCCACGAATGAAAGCCTGAAATTTCCAATTGATTTTGTCGGTTGTTCCATGCTTTTTGCTTCTGCCATTGCCATAGGGAATACTCACAGGGTTAAGGTTATGAACAACTGGACAGAGGGCGCAACCCTCTACATTGCTTTAGTTGGACGTTCCGGAACAAATAAAACACACCCTTTGAAATTTGGGATTGAACCAATTTTGAAAAAGGATAGCGAAACCCACAAAGAATACTGTAAAGCTAAAGCAGAATACCAGGGTATTCTTAACCGTGCCAAAGTTGATGGAGTTGAAGAACTACCAGCAAAACCATTTTGGAAAAGGATAATTATTTCCGATTTTACACCAGAAGCATTGAGCGAAATTCATAGGTTCAATTTAAGAGGCCTTGGCGTTTATGCTGATGAGCTCAACCAATGGGTAAAAAACTTCAACCGATACAGTACAGGCAGTGCAACCGAATTTTGGTTAAGCAACTTTTCAGGAACACCCATAACAATAGATCGAAAAAACCAGGATCCTATTTTAATAACGAAACCCTCAATTTCTGTTTGCGGATCCATTCAGCCCGGAATACTCCAGGAGCTGCAAAGAGATAACCGGGCCCAGAACGGTTTTATTGATCGAATTTTGTTTGCCCTTCCTGAAACATTGCAAAAACACTACTGGAGCGAAAACGAACTATCAGACAGCTTAACAGCTTATTGGAACCAGGTTGTTAACAAATTGCTCAATATGCCATTAAGAACGGATAAAAGCGGGGATATTCTGCCAACAACCTTGGAGTTTTCAGAAACCGCTAAAGATGTTCTGAAAGCATGGCAAAAGCGGAATACTGATATTATTAACGATACTTATAGCGATACTTTAGCCGGCATTTATTCAAAGTTGGAAATTTATTGTATCCGCTTTGCTTTGATCTTTGAACTACTTCAACAGGCCACCGGTGTAAATGAAAAAGAGAATTATGCTGAATTGGATATTCAGGTTCTTTTTCGCAAAGCTTCATTTAAATGCCACCCGGACACCTCAAATTTATCAAATGGAGCGGAAATTTTCAACGAACTAAAAACAGCTTATGAAGCGGGTGACAAAAACAAAGTAATTGAGATTTACGAAAACTTACACCCCCAAAAGATTGGAGTTTCGGCCACTGAATCAGCTATTCAGCTAACTGAATATTTCCGCAAAACAGCCCGGCGAGTTAATGCAATCCTGAATAATACCCCAATTGAGGGATTAGACCAAAGGAAAAGGGAAATCTATTTGAAATTACCAGATGAATTCAAAACAGATACCGCCTTGAGGATAGCAGAACAATTTGAATACAGTGAAAGATCATTGAAATATTTTCTCAATGATCGAACATTTTTTGACCGGATCGAACATGGAAAATATAAAAAGAAATATTAA
- a CDS encoding ATP-grasp domain-containing protein, whose amino-acid sequence MKVLILSRIEDYSVRRIAHELKTHKEKPEVEIISPVDLFCYLSATNKGFDRLYRKSGDESIQIKSKEFDALIPRIAGTEIFQHGLYIVKQINENMQKFSTGTEPGLRACSDKFRTCQILSANRIRIPKQVMSFKPKDFKETLDLVGGLPAVGKTLNGSKGDGVFWLEGELAASTTLAAFSKQNISIVLNQYIDTGQPKGDLRVFVVGAETKEPKIFAYKKFTLDGDFRANYSKSKAGEKVELTEEERQMAIDCAKIFRLGVTGVDIMRDATDNGKPYVIECNGCPGLGGVEEVTGENVAKAIADYVLQNYKKGGKPLTATQYFDKGDIGAMMLDFDTFIKERGFLEK is encoded by the coding sequence ATGAAAGTATTGATTTTATCGAGAATTGAGGACTATTCAGTTAGGAGAATAGCCCACGAATTAAAAACACACAAAGAGAAACCAGAAGTTGAGATAATTTCACCGGTTGACCTCTTTTGCTACCTGTCAGCAACCAATAAAGGATTTGACAGGCTTTATCGAAAGTCCGGCGATGAAAGTATTCAAATCAAATCAAAAGAGTTTGATGCGCTAATTCCACGTATTGCCGGAACTGAAATTTTTCAGCATGGTTTGTACATTGTCAAACAGATAAATGAGAACATGCAAAAGTTTTCAACTGGCACGGAACCCGGCCTAAGAGCTTGCAGCGATAAGTTTCGGACATGCCAGATATTGAGCGCAAACCGTATCAGAATACCCAAACAGGTTATGAGTTTCAAACCAAAGGACTTTAAAGAAACGCTTGATCTTGTGGGCGGCCTGCCGGCAGTGGGTAAAACTTTGAACGGTTCCAAAGGCGATGGAGTTTTTTGGCTTGAGGGCGAACTGGCAGCAAGTACCACCCTTGCAGCTTTCTCAAAGCAGAATATTTCAATTGTTCTTAACCAGTACATTGATACCGGGCAACCAAAAGGAGATTTACGGGTTTTTGTAGTTGGAGCTGAAACAAAGGAGCCGAAAATATTTGCTTACAAAAAATTTACCCTGGACGGAGATTTTCGGGCAAATTACAGCAAATCAAAAGCAGGTGAAAAAGTTGAACTAACTGAAGAGGAGCGCCAAATGGCCATTGATTGTGCTAAAATATTCCGGCTTGGAGTTACCGGAGTTGATATAATGAGAGATGCAACCGACAACGGGAAACCCTATGTAATTGAATGCAATGGCTGCCCAGGATTGGGCGGAGTTGAGGAGGTTACCGGCGAAAATGTAGCGAAAGCAATCGCAGATTATGTACTCCAGAACTACAAAAAAGGAGGCAAACCATTAACTGCAACCCAATATTTTGACAAAGGAGATATTGGAGCAATGATGTTGGATTTTGATACCTTCATAAAGGAAAGAGGATTTTTAGAGAAATAG